ACACTCCCTACCTGTAAGTGCGTCTAAGGTACATCTAGGTTAAGCTGATTTGTACGCAAAGAAGATGTGAACCAGCTATTCATTGTGCTGTCCACAGGTATCTTGGAGACTCGTCAGGACATGTTGCAGTTATGAAGGTTGTTAAAGAACCCTGTAATATAGAGAAAATGAAATATTGTATCCCTCTTTCAGCATCTCATGGTGAGACCAAATCCTCTTTACACCTGTTGCTTATTCGTTGTTCAGTTTTCTCTGATGCTTAAATTCTACTGTTCTTTACTCATGACATAAAGTTGGTTGAGAGGTTCTCATATTGTTTGTGATCATTAATGCTTGTAGCATGGTTCAGGggtttgtggatgaatttacacatgtaatatttaaatttatttgtttcaaaataTATGAGACTTCTAGTGTACCACAGTGTTTGTATTCAGAAACATCTAACTGTTGATTGAAGTTGACCTCAGGAACAACGGAAAAACTTTTTATAGCTAATTCAAAGGTTATTccccaaaaatagaaaagaaatataagagaACTATTAAACAGATGGTTCAGTCATTATTCCATACATAGATCCTCAATACATACTACCCCATGTTGGCCTGACAACACGATCCTGCTTCAGGCCTATCAAATGAAGTTTCAGGGGATGCTGCTGTAGCCCATATACTACCTCAACCTGCTGCAGAAACTAAGAGGTAACTTTTATGCTATTTTTCTCAGTTTCTAAAGACCAGATAAAAGAATTCCATCTGGTACGTATTCTGGCACAAGCTAGTGCTTATTTTGATTCAATAAAATGTGTACTTATCTATCTTTCAATCAATGTCACCTAAAAGAATATAAGAGGTaaaccagtttcaaaaaaaaaaagaatataagagGTAAACTTTGTTCTTATCAATAGTTCCCTCTCTTCTTTGCTGGAGCTTTTTGTTTCATAACTCTTACTGTAAGATGGTCTACCGGAAACCGTCTCTCTGCCCCACAAGGGTAGGGGTAACGTCTGTGTACatcctaccctccccagacccctcTTGTGGGTCTAcactgggtttgttgttgttgttcttaaCTCTTACTGTAAGAGAAATTCTGCTGCTGTGAATAAAGTTACTAGTACCCAAAATCTGATTATAATTGATAGAAACTCTAAAATTTCCTGTCACttagatttgatgttcttgagctgagggtctcccggaaacagcctctctacctccacgaggtagtggtaaggtctgcgtacactctaccctccccagaccccacctagtgggatttcactgggtatgttgtagtagtagtagtagaaaCTCTAAAATTTGGAGGTTACTACCCGGCATAATAATTTAATCCATGCATATCCAGATGTTACAAAAGTAGGTTCAGAAGTTCTTTTTGTGAAATGTAGGGTTTATTTGAGCTTATTAAAGTTATGCTTACCAGGCATGAAATGAGGCACTACTGATAACTTTATTTGTTGAATTGCCCTCATACAATATTATGTTACAACTGAATGTTCTTTTACACACCAAaggtttattattattttgatcatTATGTGGTGATAGCTACGTTAGTATAACCATTgtgaaaaaaactttatttgatGCAGGGTGGCTATTGTTTACAAAGATGGTGTTATAACACTATGGTCAATTCGTGAAAGTAAAGCAATCTTTATAACCGGGGGGAGTCCTCTGCAATCTATGAGTCACGAGACAAAAAAAGCAACCACAGCATGTTGGTGCTGTCCTTATGGAAGTAAACTAGTTGTTGGATACAGCAACGGAGAGATATTCATCTGGAGTATTCCagctacttcaaattcaagcaTAGATCAAGAACTTGAGGAATTGCCTAGTGGAACTCAAAGTGCCCCAATTTGTAAACTGAATCTTGGATATAAGTTAGACAAAATCCCTATAGCAAAATTAATATGGGCCTATGCAGAAGGTAAAGCAAGTCGATTATATGCTATGGGCTCCCCCGATTGTCAAGCAGCAAACTTGCTACAggttactttttattttttggctaCTTATATGTGTGTGTATTTTATTCCTTAACTTTGCTTTTCTCGATGAATTCAGAGTTCAGACTCCAGTCCTCTTATATAGCTTCTATTTATCTTAGGCActgttagtatattattgttgaaAATCACTCGCCAcgtaattttcttttttaatctgtTGACAATTAGTTATGCATTAGTCTTGGTTTTTCTCATGTTATTTTTAAGAGTAGTTGCAAAATAAGGCAAAATAAGGCTTTTATTAGAACAACATTAAGTTGGTTTTCTGTATTGGATTGCTCTCCTATTTTCATACATTAGGCCTGCTTTCAATTGAAGTCGTATGATTTGTCATTTGGCAGGTAGTTCTGCTAAATGAACACACTGAATCTCGCACAATTAAGTTGGGACTTCACCCTCCTGAGTCTTGTTTGGACATGGAGATTATCTCAAGCTTCTCCACATTGAGAAAGAACATTAACAATTCATTACTTTTGGTATCAAAGTCTGGCCAAATTTACACATATGATGATTCTTTAATTGAAAGGTACCTAATACAGTGCCAGTCTAGGTCACCACCATCACTTCCAAGGGAAGTGACGGTGAAGCTCCCACTTGTTGATTCAAGCATCACCATTGCAAAATTCGTAGTGAATAATCCttacatgttttccatggaTCAGGTGTGTaaacttttcttgattttatacaTTTTACTTCTACAATTGTTCCTTTTTAATGCTATAATTAACGGCATACTTTTTCTGGTAATGCAGGACTATAGTAGCCTGATAAAAGATAGCATACCTCTTTTTCCATTTGAGAGAGGACAGAAAGATGGAACTGGATCAAATTCAACTCAATTTTCTAAGGCCAAGAATGTATTCTTAAGTGGTCACAGTAATGGAGCCATAAACTTATGGGATGTCACGTGCCCAAATCCACTTCCTATTGTGTCAATAACTCAACAGGTAATCTTGAAatccattttctctttcttgTTAGTCAACCACAACTTGTCAAACAACCATGTCACAGCGGAACCATTACTTATATTTGATAGGTTACAAAGGTGTCTTTGTCAGGAAAAGAAACATGCATTCTTCTGTTTTCTAGTCATGAAAAAGCATGTTTAATGTCTCATCAACAGCCTTACTTTTTTCAGTCGGATATGCAAACAGTTAGTAGAAAGATTAGCAATTtacaatcaattcaataatgTGAGCCTATCCATCAATGTTTAGCTTCTTCTGTTTATTGCCTTCCGAATTTACTGTAACTTCTACTATGCAGAGTGAGGACAACCTTGCCTTAAGTGGTGTACCCTTAACGGCATTGTATCTTACCTCTGACTTACATATCCTCATTTCTGGTGATCAAAGTGGAACGGTAAACTGTCTATAATGGATTTACCAAAATGAAGAAAGTTTCTGCATTCTGAGGGTCTTAATTCTTGTATACTTGTCGTGCAGGTACGTATCTATAAGTTCAAAAGTGAGTTTTTTGCCCCAGATACTAGTTTTCTATCCTTTCAAGGTATGCAGCATGAATGTCAGGAAAACTTTGAGAATTTGATCTTAGATCTTATATCATTAATGGTTTGCTCTCTTAAAACAAAAACGTATCCCTTTCTTTGTTTTCTGGAAGCAAATGTTTCAAGAATCAGCAAAAAGAATGAATTGTTGACTTATTCACCCAACTCCAGTAGGTTCAAAGAAAGGAAGCAACCCAATCCAGAGCATTAAGCTTGTTAAAGTTAATGGAGCTGTACTTTCTATAAGTACCAGTGAGGATTCTAAGTATTTTGCGGTTGGTTCTGACCAAGGATATGTAAGCTTCTGCTTCTATTTTTCCTCCTGCTATACATCATTCATTTTATTCCTTTAGGTTTTCAAGCACTTCAGTACTGCACCCTTCTCCTTCCAACACAAATGTTGGTCTCAATCATTTGGGAATAATGCCGCTACAGTAAGTTTGTAGGGTATGTGCAGAACTTGAACTGTATATCTCagaattttttgttaaatgttaTTGTTAATTCTGTTTAATATGGTGGTTCTCTAGTAAGAAGGAGCCTGGAAAGCAGCTTGGTTTTACACACACATTTTATAAGGCTCTAGTAACTCTGAGTTTCTAATAAGTACCCTAACTGAATTTATTCGGACCCTTGAGATACAAAGTTCCCAGTGACCTGTTTTCCTGTGATTGTATAAGGGGGAGAATGTGACATATTGAAGATGCTTTTCAAGTCGACTGTTTATATTAAAAGATTGAGTGTTTGAAATCCCATAATTTGTGGTATGCAGGTGGTATTAATTGATTCTGACAGCAAGACCATACTGTATCAAACACATATTGCCAGTGAACTCTGTGCAGGTGTCATCTCTATGCAGTTCAACACTTGTAGCTTGCATGGATTCGACAAGAATATCTTAGTGGTAGCGACTAAGGATTCATCAATCTTGGCCCTTGAGACAGAAACAGGAAATATACTAAGCCCTTCCAGTGTTCATCCAAAGAAACCTTCCAGAGCTTTATTTATGCAGATTTTGGGTATTTCACCATAATTTATAGAATCTGTTAATTTCTCGGAAAAGCTTCTCATGAACGCTTAAAACTAACAAACATTCATGCATTTTCCTTTTCTCTACATTTGGTGCAGATGGACAAGAAATGTCTGGTCGAGGATTAAGCATTTTAGATGGTATAGACATGATTAAGGGGAATTCGGATAATATTGCATCAAAGCAACCATTAGTATTGATTTGTTCTGAAAAAGCTGTGTATGTCTATTCCTTATTGCATATTATTCAGGTATGTGTCTATTTGTCTTGTTTGTGCTTATATAAAACTAGCGCACTATCCATCTCACCGTGTGTTCTATTTGCTTGATATATACAGGGTATTAAAAAAGTATACTACAAAAAGAAGTTTCATTCCTCTCTGTGTTGCTGGGCATCAACATTTGACACACCTGAGGCCGGCCTTATGCTTCTCTTCTCGAATGGAAAGATTGAGATTAGGTGATGTTTCTTCTATTGTGTAACCAAATATATATGAGAATTATTCTGCTCGGTAATATTATCATGAACTACTCCTTTAATTGTTGATTCTCTCATGGATCATACAAGTTTTTACTGGCTTAGAAATGTGTAGTCTCGGTTCTAGTTCAAAAGCATACTACGGCATACTAGATACTAGATATCTAAACCATTGATCTTGTCTCGGGAACAAGAATACAATTTTTGAAAACATGTAGATTTTTCCTCTTCAAAAGAGAGCTTATTAGTTTGTGTTTCTATCATATCCTTTTCTGAAGTCCTGTAGGGTAAGCCACAAAGTGCATTTAAATGTAAAATATGAGTGCCACTAGAGACTTAGAAGTAAGCTCTACAAAGTAGTGGTTAGACTGACTATGTTATATGGGGTGGAGTGTGTAACGAAGATAAGGATGTTGAAATGGATGTCTGGGCATATCAGGAGAGAGAAGATTAGGAATGATGACATTGGGGCCAAGGTGGGAGTGGCTCCCATGGAGGATAAGATGCGGGAAGTGAGGTTGAGGTGGTTCAGGCATGTGTAGAGAAGATGTGCAGATGACTCGGTAAGGAGGTGCAAGAGGTTGGCCGTACTGAGGTTGAGGAGGGGTAGAtgtaggcctaagaagtatcAGAGTGAGGTGATTAAGCAGGACATGGTACAACTTCATCTCACCGTGGACATAACCCTTGAAAGGAAGGTGTGGAGGTCGAtaattagggtagaaggttcgTAGGTAGTCGGGCATATTGCTATCCCATTCCCAGAGTATTAGTATTATTCTTGTATTTCTTAGCCTCGATTATTGTACTATCTTGTTGTTGTTTCTGCTTGTTGCTACTGCTTTCTTTTACATCTTTccttgagtcgagggtctatcAAAAACATATCTATAACTTCTCAAGGTAGAgataaggtctgcgtacactctacccttccagagacccccccccccccacacacacacacgcaTGAGATTAGACTGGGTTTGTTGTGAGTGCACACTAGAAGCTTGTGGTGTCTAAATTGCACTTGTTGTTTTTCTCCCTCAGTTCCTTAGTTATATGTTTTCACTGAAGGGGGGAAATTATATACATCCTGCTGAATTTATTCTGTAAAACTTCAGGTCTCTTCCAGAGTTGTCCCTTCTAAAGGAAACTTCAGTTAGAGGCCTTGTACTTTCGCCGCCGAAGGCAAACGCCATAGCTGACCATTCAGTATGCGCGTCAAAAACTGGTGAACTCATAGTGGTATTGCACCGACACTTtaggcttttttttttatgaggtTTATATACCTTAAGTTCTAACTTaaactcaaaaaattatttatgtctAGGTTGACAGGGATCAAGAAATGTTCTTCGTCTCAGTTTCCTTGCAAAATGACACCTTCAGGTGACAAATGTTTCAGCAaccaaatcttttttttttcatttgacaGCCTACTTTCTTTTTGGCTTATTCCTATGAAGGAATAA
The Solanum stenotomum isolate F172 chromosome 12, ASM1918654v1, whole genome shotgun sequence DNA segment above includes these coding regions:
- the LOC125846566 gene encoding uncharacterized protein LOC125846566 isoform X3, producing MENQGLLININSNNQIEVWDVEQRYLCNVHDFDRDITSFTLIQHTPYLYLGDSSGHVAVMKVVKEPCNIEKMKYCIPLSASHGLSNEVSGDAAVAHILPQPAAETKRVAIVYKDGVITLWSIRESKAIFITGGSPLQSMSHETKKATTACWCCPYGSKLVVGYSNGEIFIWSIPATSNSSIDQELEELPSGTQSAPICKLNLGYKLDKIPIAKLIWAYAEGKASRLYAMGSPDCQAANLLQVVLLNEHTESRTIKLGLHPPESCLDMEIISSFSTLRKNINNSLLLVSKSGQIYTYDDSLIERYLIQCQSRSPPSLPREVTVKLPLVDSSITIAKFVVNNPYMFSMDQDYSSLIKDSIPLFPFERGQKDGTGSNSTQFSKAKNVFLSGHSNGAINLWDVTCPNPLPIVSITQQSEDNLALSGVPLTALYLTSDLHILISGDQSGTVRIYKFKSEFFAPDTSFLSFQVGSKKGSNPIQSIKLVKVNGAVLSISTSEDSKYFAVGSDQGYVVLIDSDSKTILYQTHIASELCAGVISMQFNTCSLHGFDKNILVVATKDSSILALETETGNILSPSSVHPKKPSRALFMQILDGQEMSGRGLSILDGIDMIKGNSDNIASKQPLVLICSEKAVYVYSLLHIIQGIKKVYYKKKFHSSLCCWASTFDTPEAGLMLLFSNGKIEIRSLPELSLLKETSVRGLVLSPPKANAIADHSVCASKTGELIVVDRDQEMFFVSVSLQNDTFRFLDFSSHVYDRDLVVEPGKISAPIIQKEKKKGIFGSVFKDAKGNKANNVPDAEVENARVSIEEMTAIFSADNFPSLTHSEEKLSRNEKDADLDIDDIEIEDPEEKQKGNPMVAVLNKQNLTNTFQALKGKFMPMKVKNNKAPINDAPQDGKADTVGQIKKRYGYTASAESSAAEAAKSKLSENLKKLQGINIRSAEMQDQAKSFSSMAKEVLRFSGNDKANS
- the LOC125846566 gene encoding uncharacterized protein LOC125846566 isoform X2, with the protein product MSMLKKLVEKASFVKKPRGDLDGLKPDDVNPRCVFHYGIPSGSVLSAHDSIQKIVALATKDGRIKLFGKDSTQALLVSSETVSSKFLQFMENQGLLININSNNQIEVWDVEQRYLCNVHDFDRDITSFTLIQHTPYLYLGDSSGHVAVMKVVKEPCNIEKMKYCIPLSASHGLSNEVSGDAAVAHILPQPAAETKRVAIVYKDGVITLWSIRESKAIFITGGSPLQSMSHETKKATTACWCCPYGSKLVVGYSNGEIFIWSIPATSNSSIDQELEELPSGTQSAPICKLNLGYKLDKIPIAKLIWAYAEGKASRLYAMGSPDCQAANLLQVVLLNEHTESRTIKLGLHPPESCLDMEIISSFSTLRKNINNSLLLVSKSGQIYTYDDSLIERYLIQCQSRSPPSLPREVTVKLPLVDSSITIAKFVVNNPYMFSMDQDYSSLIKDSIPLFPFERGQKDGTGSNSTQFSKAKNVFLSGHSNGAINLWDVTCPNPLPIVSITQQSEDNLALSGVPLTALYLTSDLHILISGDQSGTVRIYKFKSEFFAPDTSFLSFQGSKKGSNPIQSIKLVKVNGAVLSISTSEDSKYFAVGSDQGYVVLIDSDSKTILYQTHIASELCAGVISMQFNTCSLHGFDKNILVVATKDSSILALETETGNILSPSSVHPKKPSRALFMQILDGQEMSGRGLSILDGIDMIKGNSDNIASKQPLVLICSEKAVYVYSLLHIIQGIKKVYYKKKFHSSLCCWASTFDTPEAGLMLLFSNGKIEIRSLPELSLLKETSVRGLVLSPPKANAIADHSVCASKTGELIVVDRDQEMFFVSVSLQNDTFRFLDFSSHVYDRDLVVEPGKISAPIIQKEKKKGIFGSVFKDAKGNKANNVPDAEVENARVSIEEMTAIFSADNFPSLTHSEEKLSRNEKDADLDIDDIEIEDPEEKQKGNPMVAVLNKQNLTNTFQALKGKFMPMKVKNNKAPINDAPQDGKADTVGQIKKRYGYTASAESSAAEAAKSKLSENLKKLQGINIRSAEMQDQAKSFSSMAKEVLRFSGNDKANS
- the LOC125846566 gene encoding uncharacterized protein LOC125846566 isoform X1; translation: MSMLKKLVEKASFVKKPRGDLDGLKPDDVNPRCVFHYGIPSGSVLSAHDSIQKIVALATKDGRIKLFGKDSTQALLVSSETVSSKFLQFMENQGLLININSNNQIEVWDVEQRYLCNVHDFDRDITSFTLIQHTPYLYLGDSSGHVAVMKVVKEPCNIEKMKYCIPLSASHGLSNEVSGDAAVAHILPQPAAETKRVAIVYKDGVITLWSIRESKAIFITGGSPLQSMSHETKKATTACWCCPYGSKLVVGYSNGEIFIWSIPATSNSSIDQELEELPSGTQSAPICKLNLGYKLDKIPIAKLIWAYAEGKASRLYAMGSPDCQAANLLQVVLLNEHTESRTIKLGLHPPESCLDMEIISSFSTLRKNINNSLLLVSKSGQIYTYDDSLIERYLIQCQSRSPPSLPREVTVKLPLVDSSITIAKFVVNNPYMFSMDQDYSSLIKDSIPLFPFERGQKDGTGSNSTQFSKAKNVFLSGHSNGAINLWDVTCPNPLPIVSITQQSEDNLALSGVPLTALYLTSDLHILISGDQSGTVRIYKFKSEFFAPDTSFLSFQVGSKKGSNPIQSIKLVKVNGAVLSISTSEDSKYFAVGSDQGYVVLIDSDSKTILYQTHIASELCAGVISMQFNTCSLHGFDKNILVVATKDSSILALETETGNILSPSSVHPKKPSRALFMQILDGQEMSGRGLSILDGIDMIKGNSDNIASKQPLVLICSEKAVYVYSLLHIIQGIKKVYYKKKFHSSLCCWASTFDTPEAGLMLLFSNGKIEIRSLPELSLLKETSVRGLVLSPPKANAIADHSVCASKTGELIVVDRDQEMFFVSVSLQNDTFRFLDFSSHVYDRDLVVEPGKISAPIIQKEKKKGIFGSVFKDAKGNKANNVPDAEVENARVSIEEMTAIFSADNFPSLTHSEEKLSRNEKDADLDIDDIEIEDPEEKQKGNPMVAVLNKQNLTNTFQALKGKFMPMKVKNNKAPINDAPQDGKADTVGQIKKRYGYTASAESSAAEAAKSKLSENLKKLQGINIRSAEMQDQAKSFSSMAKEVLRFSGNDKANS